The following coding sequences are from one Daphnia pulex isolate KAP4 chromosome 11, ASM2113471v1 window:
- the LOC124207384 gene encoding uncharacterized protein LOC124207384: MIAPTRCLFLENCHLYYPFGNTRVRNVLKDFNNKSFGKKTGSTPTQVLFLGSGDMRNTLQATTTEHVNSFHFHLNDNCPSILARNIMMLKILSAQDFDPNKEQDFSFLWDVWYNTEWPEVTRKRFLIALNELLDDKLPENVIVPDPMHYKSLKKIWKVWYTISSRNQSESEMLLCKTKKKRSEVIVTSHELVMSPPHNSDEKITNTAAFSRAVNEITQNLMKRYMIEEMDDSVGRIIEQEFQAFYERGSCRLQNELKTVCINPTFLNPDTEQWQVFHSLCPFRGYLPLSQEEMITSVKDKILLPTCQKILKNLVASYRSRIANIKVFFYLEDALEFCFTNANKFDVIDCSNLADHIGLANLLNAASGRLSNNPGAVLFTESMDWGEFAPSVEMYVEHVLCCPLSMIPTIYGLKLNEHVELGSLCLPSWYFAAPPNLSWQKAIPFQNIVMSPSSTLTDFLNQLAQKCFVSERLPDSSRVLSHRMAALERHFSPLTFHYIVSSMTQRLGGDHWFKDAHLLEIPAVFNITRRTMEAWEKGQEILKMTAEIPINSINGDALKILIPQLGAPTFRLVLVPCSVTFDNHFIHGIIRKYSNTTFSSLNEAHFIDNFSLQMKEKSEKIVATFLMASDHNLPEVYCVYVIESVNHCPVLSFGSLKSMHTEMFHLPYTFPHQTSSPVVVPRPGASLMKVASCIESEDQFKLKIIIDCNQNVSGLTVSTDQSEPCQSAHQVTLSLKQPSKRNSLTLSFPFPILVNEISATLHRTDRSIDLVLKKGLLEPWPIEFQSTDEWKWKVDSLKHWKNNASRYISEFVSSTSLEFHLKSQFNWDLKLDDPGDVSPSVIEPSQWNLRAEQLNKKEALQTFRNRFQSLLVDPTTKDLEYFGIQPTGSSTTDWCIMVLIHKPLLTSPLGSPILLLTVIDKLMANILKKQGKLNEKTYTKEYSKTVKSITGKMGRVISVEPYELLLWNFILRLNSTKIVPGSEQTRHLPSGMNSSWLFATFMSPLYADAPANPKGCTSAMYSTHPKIADENCCGACKKVPQIPKRCSRCRSIVYCSVECQRSNWPQHKVLCNRK, translated from the exons aTGATTGCTCCTACACGATGTCTTTTTCTGGAAAATTGTCATCTATATTACCCATTTGGAAACACTCGAGTTCGAAACGTTCTGAAAGatttcaataacaaaagcTTTGGTAAGAAGACTGGCAG TACACCTACTCAG gTTCTATTTCTTGGATCTGGGGACATGAGAAACACACTTcaggcaacaacaactgagCATGTCAATAGTTTTCACTTCCATCTCAACGATAATTGTCCATCAATTCTGGCTCGCAACATCATgatgttgaaaattttatcaGCTCAAGATTTCGATCCCAATAAGGAACAAGATTTCAGCTTTCTGTGGGATGTTTGGTATAATACTGAATGGCCAGAGGTCACTAGAAAAAGATTTCTCATTGCTTTAAATGAGCTGTTGGATGACAAGTTAccagaaaatgttattgttcCTGATCCGATGCATTACAAAAGTCTGAAGAAAATCTGGAAAGTTTGGTACACTATTTCTTCAagaaaccaatcagaatctgAAATGCTATTGTgtaaaaccaagaaaaagag GTCTGAAGTTATTGTGACATCGCATGAATTGGTCATGTCCCCCCCTCACAATtcagatgaaaaaataaccaacacCGCAGCTTTTTCTAGAGCAGTAAACGAGATTACCCAGAATTTAATGAAGAGATATATGATAGAAGAAATGGATGACTCCGTGGGGCGGATAATTGAGCAGGAATTTCAAGCGTTTTACGAAAGAGGCAGCTGCCGACtccaaaatgaattgaaaacggTGTGTATTAATCCGACGTTTCTAAATCCAGACACCGAGCAATGGCAAGTCTTCCACTCATTGTGCCCTTTCCGTGGGTATCTTCCATTATCGCAAGAAGAAATGATAACGTCAGTTAAAGACAAAATTCTTCTACCAACGTGCCAAAAAATCCTTAAAAACCTTGTGGCATCCTACCGCAGTCGTATTGCAAACATCAAAGTATTTTTCTACTTGGAAGATGCCctggaattttgtttcacgAACGCAAACAAGTTTGACGTCATCGACTGTTCTAACCTCGCAGATCATATTGGACTTGCTAATCTACTCAACGCTGCAAGTGGAAGATTGTCGAATAATCCGGGAGCCGTTTTGTTTACTGAAAGTATGGATTGGGGCGAATTCGCTCCTTCTGTGGAGATGTACGTCGAACATGTTCTTTGCTGCCCTTTGAGCATGATCCCCACAATTTATGGATTGAAACTGAATGAGCACGTGGAACTTGGATCTCTGTGTCTACCTAGTTGGTATTTCGCCGCCCCGCCCAACCTTTCCTGGCagaaagcaattccttttcagAATATTGTTATGTCTCCTTCCTCCACTCTTACGGATTTTTTAAACCAGCTGGCCCAGAAATGTTTCGTTAGCGAGCGCCTTCCAGACAGCAGTCGGGTTTTGAGTCATCGAATGGCAGCGTTAGAGAGGCATTTCTCTCCGTTAACATTTCACTACATCGTCAGTTCCATGACACAACGCCTTGGAGGAGATCACTGGTTCAAAGATGCTCACCTATTGGAAATTCCTGCCGTTTTCAACATCACAAGACGTACAATGGAGGCATGGGAAAAAGGCCAGGAAATTTTGAAGATGACAGCAGAAATCCCAATCAACTCTATTAACGGAGATGCCTTAAAGATATTAATTCCGCAGTTGGGTGCACCTACTTTTCGATTGGTTCTCGTGCCTTGTAGTGTGACGTTTGACAACCATTTCATTCACGGAATCATTCGCAAGTATTCCAATACCACCTTTTCCAGTTTGAATGAAGCTCACTTCATCGACAATTTCTCACtacaaatgaaagaaaaaagcgagaAAATTGTCGCTACCTTTTTAATGGCGTCTGATCACAACCTTCCTGAAGTGTACTGTGTATATGTGATTGAAAGTGTGAATCATTGTCCTGTGCTCAGTTTCGGTTCTCTGAAATCCatgcacactgaaatgtttcATCTTCCTTACACGTTTCCTCATCAAACATCTTCCCCTGTTGTTGTTCCTCGTCCTGGAGCATCGTTGATGAAAGTCGCCAGCTGTATCGAGTCCGAGGATCAATTCAAACTTAAGATAATCATCGACTGTAACCAGAATGTTTCAG gACTAACAGTTTCCACAGACCAATCGGAACCTTGCCAGTCTGCCCATCAAGTTACTCTATCTCTAAAGCAGCcttccaaaagaaattctttgactttgtcatttccttttcctatTCTTGTCAACGAAATCAGCGCTACTCTTCATCGTACCGACCGTTCTATTGATCTGGTATTAAAGAAAGGATTGTTGGAGCCGTGGCCGATTGAGTTTCAGTCAACCGATGAATGGAAATGGAAGGTTGATTCTTTGAAACATTGGAAAAATAATGCGAGCCGTTACATTTCGGAATTTGTAAGCTCCACCTCGTTGGAATTCCATCTCAAATCGCAATTCAACTGGGATTTAAAATTGGACGATCCAGGAGATGTATCTCCATCAGTCATAGAACCTTCCCAGTGGAACTTGAGGGCTGagcaattgaacaaaaaagaagctttGCAAACTTTCCGGAATAGGTTCCAGTCGCTTCTTGTTGACCCAACTACAAAGGATCTCGAATATTTTGGTATTCAACCAACTGGATCGTCAACTACGGATTGGTGCATCATGGTTTTAATCCACAAGCCCCTTCTCACATCTCCTCTGGGCAGTCCGATTCTATTGTTGACTGTGATTGACAAACTGATGGCCAATATCCTTAAGAAACAAGGGAAGTTGAACGAGAAGACATATACGAAGGAATACAGCAAAACTGTCAAAAGTATTACAGGAAAAATGGGTAGAGTAATATCTGTTGAACCCTACGAATTGCTGCTATGGAACTTCATCTTGAGACTCAACTCGACTAAAATCGTGCCTGGTTCAGAGCAAACAAGACACCTTCCTTCGGGAATGAACAGCTCTTGGTTGTTTGCTACCTTCATGTCTCCGCTTTATGCCGATGCTCCTGCTAATCCAAAAGGCTGCACCAGTGCGATGTACTCTACACATCCGAAAATTGCCGACGAAAATTGTTGTGGAGCATGCAAGAAAGTCCCCCAAATTCCGAAGCGTTGCAGTCGCTGCCGTTCCATCGTTTACTGCAGTGTCGAATGTCAGCGCAGTAATTGGCCGCAACACAAAGTGCTGTGTAATCGCAAGTAG
- the LOC124207387 gene encoding uncharacterized protein LOC124207387, with the protein MAQNYSLDAIKHLRKFDGTQFTTWKHNMEMLFTLKQLRQFIQGEDNEPQEIFAGEGDLRVVTNQELINQWKTTDCYGRFLIFNCCDETRKLALLNCRTSYDMWTRLETQYLQRAADNKHLLHRDFMNLRPVDNQDIMIHITELESKAAELNDLGVMVSEHHLITTILCSLPERFANLTSIWDNLPDADRTMVALRARIVGEERRFNNSQGQSNARSLILNSDTGPPDNSIESSALFGNDSRGRGHFRGGRGQSRGHMSSEINRDLVSCSYCGKDRHLEFECRTRISNENEKTKSSSFHYKRPKDDRDTTNSSGKKVDFSLISSCCLTAKNSKDIYLDSGATRHMSGDESMLTDLRIIADNSWPVNGIGGTVLYARGIGTMRLVRHVDDSSTFREVKEVLFVPGLGVNLISIGCLTKSGFTVSFSGLQAIIKRNKTTILTASRFGETLYRAEATLAPLTDVRLAASPATVATMHHIPYCQLVGSNMYAALKVRLEIRPDVIFMASQLAQHLHNPTIIHWKAAKRILQYLGTTRYHGLEFGSKGHDNTTVVAFSDVDHAGDADSKRTTTGYILALNGRAISWCSQRQPVVATSTM; encoded by the exons ATGGCTCAAAACTACTCTTTGGATGCTATAAAGCATTTAAGAAAGTTTGATGGAACTCAATTCACTACGTGGAAACACAACATGGAAATGTTGTTTACTCTCAAACAACTGAGACAATTCATTCAAGGAGAAGACAACGAACCTCAAGAAATCTTTGCTGGTGAAGGAGATCTTCGTGTAGTCACCAACCAGGAATTGATCAATCAATGGAAGACAACTGATTGCTACGGCAGATTTCTCATATTCAATTGCTGTGATGAGACTAGAAAGTTGGCACTTCTCAACTGTAGAACTAGCTACGACATGTGGACTCGGTTGGAAACCCAATATCTTCAACGGGCTGCAGACAACAAACATCTCTTACACAGAGACTTCATGAATCTGAGACCAGTCGACAACCAAGATATCATGATTCACATCACTGAATTAGAATCCAAAGCCGCTGAACTCAATGATCTTGGAGTGATG GTGTCAGAACACCACCTCATCACTACCATTTTGTGTAGCCTTCCTGAACGATTTGCCAATCTGACGTCCATTTGGGACAATCTCCCTGACGCTGATAGAACAATGGTAGCACTGCGTGCTCGCATTGttggggaagaaagaagattcaACAACAGTCAAGGACAATCAAATGCTCGAtcattgattttgaattcagACACAGGACCCCCTGACAATTCCATTGAGAGTTCTGCTCTGTTTGGCAACGATTCACGTGGAAGAGGACACTTTCGTGGTGGAAGAGGCCAGTCAAGAGGGCACATGAGTAGCGAAATCAATCGGGATCTTGTCTCTTGCTCATACTGCGGGAAAGACCGCCATCTTGAATTCGAATGTCGAACTCGTATTTCCAATGAAAACGAGAAAACCAAGTCCAGCTCCTTTCACTACAAACGGCCCAAAGATGATCGGGACACAACTAATTCATCCGGGAAGAAAGTCGATTTTTCCCTCATCTCTTCATGTTGCTTGACAGCTAAGAATTCGAAGGACATTTATCTTGATTCTGGTGCAACTAGGCACATGAGTGGTGATGAATCCATGTTAACTGATCTACGCATTATCGCTGACAATAGCTGGCCTGTGAATGGAATTGGTGGTACTGTCCTTTATGCCCGTGGAATTGGGACTATGCGACTTGTCCGACACGTTGATGATTCGTCTACATTTCGTGAAGTTAAAGAAGTTCTGTTTGTTCCTGGACTGGGCGTGAATCTCATCTCTATTGGTTGCTTAACCAAGAGTGGATTTACAGTTTCTTTCTCTGGCCTACAAGCTATCATCAAACGAAACAAGACGACCATTCTAACAGCATCCCGGTTTGGGGAGACTCTATATCGTGCTGAAGCTACTCTTGCTCCTCTCACTGACGTCCGCCTTGCAGCATCTCCTGCTACCGTCGCTACTATGCACCACATTCCTTACTGCCAACTCGTGGGGAGTAACATGTACGCGGCTCTCAAAGTTCGACTCGAAATTCGACCAGACGTCATCTTCATGGCAAGTCAACTTGCTCAGCACCTTCATAATCCTACCATAATCCACTGGAAAGCTGCTAAACGTATTCTTCAATACCTCGGCACAACACGCTACCATGGTCTCGAGTTCGGCAGTAAGGGCCATGACAACACCACCGTTGTTGCATTTTCGGACGTAGACCACGCTGGGGATGCGGATTCAAAACGGACCACCACTGGATACATTCTCGCTCTTAACGGAAGGGCAATCAGCTGGTGTTCTCAACGTCAACCCGTTGTCGCCACATCTACCATGTAA
- the LOC124207625 gene encoding uncharacterized protein LOC124207625 — MVEGTPASRGTDAHLEEAVAGGSNDGNDVEAVAARAAGRPKRTIKRREILDPSHVARRTSVAANRQKSPSPSPNRATPIAHSSPLSLSQIISPDLVLASPIRSPEVSTPPQRRERVQTPLQEVRHQNSPAEAEHSLATADLSLPSVSRRNYESEGIRAEPPIDPSESVLEVIFGMPMFSTVTSANKESENGYTYK, encoded by the exons ATGGTGGAAGGAACCCCGGCTTCCCGCGGTACTGATGCGCATCTTGAAGAAGCGGTGGCTGGTGGATCCAATGATGGGAACGACGTGGAAGCGGTAGCTGCAAGAGCTGCAGGGCGTCCAAAAAGGACCATTAAGCGTCGGGAGATCCTTGATCCTTCCCATGTAGCCAGACGTACTTCGGTTGCTGCTAATCGGCAGAAATCACCATCACCTTCCCCAAACAGAGCAACTCCTATTGCACATTCATCTCCTCTTTCTTTATCACAAATAATTTCTCCTGATTTGGTATTAGCCTCTCCAATTCGATCTCCTGAAGTTTCTACTCCGCCACAGCGAAGAGAACGTGTCCAGACCCCTCTGCAAGAAGTCCGACATCAGAATTCTCCTGCCGAAGCCGAGCATTCATTA GCAACTGCTGATCTATCGTTACCATCTGTATCCAGGCGTAATTACGAAAGCGAGGGCATAAGAGCTGAACCACCAATAGATCCTAGTGAATCTGTTTTGGAAGTAATATTTGGAATGCCAATGTTTTCAACTGTTACATCTGCTAACAAGGAATCTGAAAATGGTTATACTTACAAATAA
- the LOC124207391 gene encoding coiled-coil domain-containing protein 22 homolog: MCSKILRHENSAGEKLKAALEHTVTSLRSIVEEIRTKEDTIQKLQTHIESMPPSVLTRTFYTQRILSIVANVKKQNEEMHRVLQDVKSVQREINSIQGKVERTFTVTDEIIFRMAKSDETARRIYKYLISLQTDCSDIQKLVKESGNLSREIKDLEEQAEIELRKNIATKIRRLQSDLEQIRTENQILEERVGTKIKLFILVCFQSASLCSN, from the exons atgTGTTCTAAAATTCTTCGTCACGAAAAT AGTGCAGGCGAGAAGCTTAAAGCTGCACTTGAACATACAGTGACGTCCTTAAGAAGCATTGTAGAAGAAATTCGTACTAAAGAAGATACTATACAAAAACTTCAAACGCATATCGAATCTATGCCACCTTCAGTACTAACAAG aacATTTTATACTCAAAGAATACTGAGTATCGTAGCCAAcgtcaagaaacaaaatgaagaaatgcaTCGGGTGCTTCAAGATGTAAAAAGTGTGCAGCgtgaaatcaattcaatacAGGGAAAAGTTGAGCGTACGTTTACCGTTAcggatgaaattatttttcgg atgGCCAAATCGGATGAGACTGCCCGGCGTATTTACAagtatttgatttcattgcaAACTGATTGCTCTGACATCCAAAAATTAGTGAAAGAATCTGGCAACTTGTCACGAGAGATAAAGGATTTAGAAGAACAA GCGGAGATCGAATTACGTAAGAATATTGCTACCAAAATTAGGCGACTGCAAAGTGACCTCGAACAGATACGGACGGAAAATCAGATTTTAGAAGAACGAGTCGgtactaaaattaaattattcatcTTAGTTTGTTTCCAGTCAGCCTCACtttgttcaaattaa
- the LOC124207626 gene encoding probable cytochrome P450 49a1, which yields MWPLRKVHGSGSRTPFFLFLETRNYSVNKSFQDIPGPKPLPLVGNALLFSPLGPYNVSRLLDGFTDLQKQYGDIIKLNMGNKISLLIFNPDDIRSMFQHEGKYPQRPTFEALKDYRKKKYQCVGVVPDNGKEWYRLRQNVQTLLKLKTVHSYWNRQQTVAQEFSAGLLSKMNSDGIVKDFIQHAFQYSLEAIGVVCYGKRLNCFSNNSEDSRVNKAIVQANVQFLKALGETFHQPPWWKLWRTKAYKVIESTQDFMLATAVKYLEAARKKLSENPDLFLEEDPILYHLLENQNLSETEKNLLVTEIFQGGIDATGTVITMMLYELARNSSIQTAIYEDLMKNKMKPGQISPLLRACLKETLRLHPTAGGSSRIIDSDAVLSGYHVPKGTLVVGVNPVISRMGCHFSNPLKFDPWRWLQKAEVPHPFISLPFGHGARMCPGRRFAEQEILLGIAEIILKYEVLSVTLKDIFMILEMNLVPSEPIDFKLIVR from the exons atgTGGCCACTAa GAAAAGTACACGGATCGGGTTCCCGAACacctttcttccttttcctcgAAACAAG GAATTATAGTGTCAACAAGTCATTCCAAGATATCCCTGGGCCAAAACCATTGCCCTTAGTAGGCAATGCTCTCCTATTTTCCCCATTAG GTCCTTACAATGTTTCAAGATTGTTAGATGGGTTTACCGATTTGCAGAAGCAGTATGGCGACATTATTAAATTGAATATGGGGAATAAAATCTCTCTTTTGATATTTAACCCAGATGACATTCGTTCCATGTTCCAGCATGAAGGGAAATACCCTCAAAGACCAACATTTGAAGCACTAAAGGattacagaaaaaagaagtatcAATGTGTTGGTGTTGTCCCAGA tAATGGCAAAGAATGGTATAGACTGCGGCAAAATGTACAGACTTTACTCAAGCTCAAAACAGTTCACAGCTACTGGAACAGACAACAGACTGTAGCTCAAGAGTTTTCTGCTGGTCTGTtgtcaaaaatgaattctGATGGCATTGTTAAAGATTTTATACAGCATGCTTTTCAATATTCTCTTGAAG caATTGGTGTAGTCTGTTACGGAAAAAGATTAAATTGCTTTTCCAACAATTCCGAAGACAGTCGAGTTAATAAGGCTATTGTGCAAGCAAATGTACAATTTTTGAAGGCACTTGGCGAAACCTTCCATCAACCGCCATGGTGGAAATTGTGGAGGACAAAAGCTTACAAAGTTATTGAATCGACCCAAGACTTCATGTTGGC aaCTGCCGTTAAATACTTGGAGGCTGCTCGAAAAAAACTAAGTGAAAACCCGGATCTTTTCTTAGAAGAGGATCCTATTTTATACCATCTActtgaaaaccaaaatcttTCTGAAACCGAAAAAAATCTCCTAGTAACAGAAATATTCCAAGGTGGAATCGACGCc acGGGCACTGTAATTACCATGATGCTGTACGAATTAGCGAGAAATTCATCAATCCAGACTGCTATTTACGAAGATTTaatgaagaacaaaatgaaaccagGTCAGATTTCTCCTTTGTTGAGAGCTTGTCTCAAAGAGACGCTTCGATTACATCCCACTGCAGGAGGAAGTTCTCGGATCATCGATTCAGACGCTGTGTTATCTGGCTATCATGTTCCTAAAGGA ACGCTAGTAGTAGGCGTTAATCCAGTCATTAGCAGAATGGGTTGCCATTTCTCAAACCCTTTAAAATTCGATCCGTGGCGCTGGCTTCAAAAAGCGGAAGTACCTCACCCTTTCATATCGTTACCTTTTGGTCACGGAGCACGAATGTGTCCGGGAAGAAGATTTGCTGAACAGGAAATTCTTCTCGGTATCGCTGAG ataattttgaaatacgAAGTTCTCTCAGTGACCCTAAAGGACATCTTCATGATACTCGAAATGAATCTCGTCCCAAGCGAaccaattgattttaaattgatcGTGAGATAA
- the LOC124207390 gene encoding F-box-like/WD repeat-containing protein TBL1XR1-A has translation MDGTLLLTAFLDGKLVLWNKDTENLMEVNDTSGEQVWAIIWNPFLPYLFATRNNKTVLVWDNAKDQPRLLEKKFALHTSTIRDFVWISVDQFVSCSDDGLILLCHTEKDSPLKSFSHEEAILTLSWNNISNLLGCLSRDGTLTVLAMTKNEPEFVSKNERMKRPTCIAWYPTHSSQITESNSTLIACGMENGSVVFWDIRGKGDPVRYLLEQTNSIWDVSFSPDGMFLTSIDLQGELVIWSTETWEIIFKSKLSFRASKGILQWGGDGHKLAIANSSEQIHILEAVEAREKH, from the exons ATGGACGGCACTCTGTTGCTGACCGCATTTTTAGATGGAAAACTTGTACTTTGGAACAAGGATACTGAAAATTTAATGGAAGTAAACGATACCAGTGGTGAACAAGTATGGGCCATCATTTGGAATCCTTTCCTTCCGTACCTGTTCGCTACTCGCAACAATAAG ACTGTTTTAGTCTGGGATAATGCAAAGGATCAACCCAGActtctcgaaaaaaaatttgcgctTCATACCAGTACAATAAGAGACTTTGTGTGGATTTCAGTTGATCAGTTTGTTTCGTGCTCCGATGACGGGTTAATCTTGCTATGCCATACTGAAAAAGATTCCCCATTAAAATCATTCAGTCACGAG GAAGCTATTTTAACTCTGTCCTGGAACAATATTTCAAATCTCTTGGGATGTTTATCACGCGATGGGACCTTAACG GTGTTGGCGATGACGAAAAACGAGCCTGAGTTTGTatccaaaaatgaaagaatgaaaaggcCCACATGTATCGCCTGGTATCCTACTCACAGCTCGCAAATAACTGAATCCAATAGCACGTTAATAGCCTG TGGTATGGAAAATGGATCTGTAGTTTTTTGGGATATCCGTGGAAAAGGCGACCCAGTCCGATATCTTcttgaacaaacaaattcaatctgggatgtttcattttctcctgACGGCATGTTTCTAACTTCAATTGACTTACAAGGGGAACTAGTTATCTGGTCGACAGAG ACTtgggaaattattttcaagtcAAAGCTCTCCTTCCGTGCATCAAAAGGAATCTTGCAATGGGGAGGTGATGGACATAAATTGGCTATTGCAAATTCAAGCGAACAG ATTCATATTCTTGAAGCAGTTGAAGCTAGAGAAAAACACTAG